A genomic region of Pseudomonadota bacterium contains the following coding sequences:
- a CDS encoding N-acetylmuramoyl-L-alanine amidase has protein sequence MAVRTFLEDGVVRFASKGKRTRATELVIHETVTRSVASTIAVLQKRGLSVHLVMGPDGELTQHGDLATEVLWHAGKVHNRPSFGVEVVNPYYPRNLKPGLPWSRVIDAPWAHEGRYVLPTAAQAEAVCSLIRWTTSSPAPGIEVPRTWVGLNKGAMQLGPVAAAAKPVAGVLAHHYFGHADGAWLVLYAWMRLQAGLAPEVAFEEAVRRTTGARRSVDVCDLLPSTPVA, from the coding sequence ATGGCCGTCCGGACGTTCCTCGAGGACGGCGTCGTGCGCTTCGCCTCGAAGGGCAAGCGCACGCGCGCGACCGAGCTCGTCATCCACGAGACCGTTACGCGCAGCGTGGCGTCGACGATCGCCGTCCTCCAGAAGCGCGGGCTCAGCGTGCATCTGGTGATGGGCCCTGACGGCGAGCTCACGCAGCACGGAGACCTCGCGACCGAGGTGCTCTGGCACGCGGGGAAGGTTCACAACCGACCCTCGTTCGGCGTCGAGGTCGTGAACCCGTACTACCCGCGGAACCTGAAGCCCGGGCTTCCGTGGTCACGCGTGATCGATGCGCCCTGGGCCCACGAGGGACGCTACGTGCTGCCGACGGCGGCGCAGGCTGAAGCGGTGTGTTCGCTCATCCGCTGGACGACGAGCTCGCCGGCACCCGGCATCGAGGTGCCGCGCACCTGGGTGGGGCTGAACAAGGGTGCGATGCAGCTCGGCCCCGTGGCGGCTGCGGCGAAGCCCGTCGCCGGCGTGCTCGCGCACCACTACTTCGGGCACGCCGACGGCGCGTGGCTCGTGCTCTACGCTTGGATGCGCCTCCAAGCCGGGCTCGCTCCGGAGGTCGCGTTCGAGGAGGCGGTTCGTCGAACCACGGGCGCACGACGGTCCGTCGACGTCTGTGATCTCTTGCCGTCAACGCCCGTCGCCTGA